The genomic window TGCGGCGGATGCCTACATTGCCGAACTTCAGAACCGTGTCGACTGTGTCGCCCGCCGCAGCAAATCGATCGCCGAAGCGGAAAGGCCGTCGGTGATGTTGCTGGAATGGATCGACCCGCCGTTCTCCGCAGGCCACTGGAGCCCTGAACTTGTATCGCTCGCCGGCGGACGTGAAGTGATTGGCATCGCCGGCCAAAGAAGCGTCACGACACCATGGGAAAAGATCGTCCACGTCGACCCCGAGGTGATCGTCATCGCTTGCTGTGGCTTCAACGTCGCCCGTACGCTCGAAGACCTCCCCATCCTGCGATCCCAAGTCGGCTGGAACGATCTCCGCTGCGTCCAATCGGGTCGAGTTTACGTCGTGGATGGCAGCGACTACTTCAGCCGCCCCGGACCTCGCCTCGTCGACAGCCTCGAAATCCTTGCCCACACCTTGCATCCAAACATCCATCCCCTGCCAAAGGCTCTCAACGC from Roseimaritima ulvae includes these protein-coding regions:
- a CDS encoding cobalamin-binding protein, whose product is MRIVSLLPSATEIVCGLGLRDQLVGVTHECDYPADVVGLPKVTQTRIPHDATSHEIDTLVREQIKLQAALYSLDMPVLEALQPDLIVTQSVCDVCAVAESEVNAAACSLPGSPQVINLEPNCLADVMQSIRKVGTVTGQTSAADAYIAELQNRVDCVARRSKSIAEAERPSVMLLEWIDPPFSAGHWSPELVSLAGGREVIGIAGQRSVTTPWEKIVHVDPEVIVIACCGFNVARTLEDLPILRSQVGWNDLRCVQSGRVYVVDGSDYFSRPGPRLVDSLEILAHTLHPNIHPLPKALNAAQQVQP